A segment of the Hymenobacter psoromatis genome:
CCTTCTCCTCAGCGGGCCAGGCCAGCGCGACGTGCATCACGGCCTTGCCCAGATTGGGGTTTAGCTCCCGCTGCGCGTTGAAGTCCGCGGCCATATGGGCCGCTGAGGTATCGCGCACGCCTTCGGTGGCCAGCACCTCGGCCCCCTTCTCCTCTCCAAAGACATAGGTGCAGATGCCGCCGAAGCTCTTGCCGATTTTCACCTTGCCAATCATCGCGTCGGGTCGGGGGCTAAGTCATCGAGCAGCCGGTAGAGCTGCACCAGCACCTGCCGGGCCGCCTCGCTCACATTATGGCCGGCGTGCAGCTGCTTGGTGAGCTGGTTCAGGTTACCGGCCATGCCGATGAGCTGCCGCAGCTGCCCCACTTCCTCGACTGTGCGCGGCCGGGGCGGGCGGGCCGCGTCGGGGGTGCCGGCCCATACGGCCCGTAGGACTTCGCCCATTGACTTGCGGTAGTTCTTGGCCTCGGT
Coding sequences within it:
- the mobC gene encoding plasmid mobilization relaxosome protein MobC; protein product: MSDDQPSPPPRRRGRQPKTTPHQAHTVSVRLTEAEHRELATEAKNYRKSMGEVLRAVWAGTPDAARPPRPRTVEEVGQLRQLIGMAGNLNQLTKQLHAGHNVSEAARQVLVQLYRLLDDLAPDPTR